The following coding sequences are from one Selenomonas sputigena ATCC 35185 window:
- a CDS encoding thioredoxin family protein, protein MEVFIMSLFNRKNKEEKTPACACNAGCPTSEATEIKLEKECCGETVDGICCIKVLGSGCKSCRALLEATQEAVHSMGLAIEIEYVTAMEKIMQYGVMSMPALVVNEQVASMGKVLKSKEVETLLKKLI, encoded by the coding sequence ATGGAGGTATTCATTATGTCATTATTTAACAGAAAAAACAAAGAAGAAAAAACGCCTGCGTGTGCTTGTAATGCCGGCTGCCCGACAAGCGAGGCAACAGAAATCAAGCTGGAAAAAGAGTGTTGCGGAGAAACAGTGGACGGAATTTGCTGTATTAAGGTTTTAGGTTCTGGTTGCAAAAGCTGTCGTGCACTGTTAGAAGCAACTCAGGAAGCGGTTCATTCAATGGGACTTGCTATTGAGATTGAATATGTTACAGCCATGGAAAAAATCATGCAGTATGGAGTAATGAGTATGCCAGCTCTTGTTGTAAATGAGCAGGTTGCTTCTATGGGAAAGGTGTTGAAATCAAAAGAAGTAGAAACACTTTTGAAAAAATTGATTTAG
- a CDS encoding permease encodes MQALKSVWDFFQNEILGMKWLNQLIGNLLEACGLSTETRLGGSVQFFIYDTIKIMLLLGVLILIISYIQSYFPPERTKKILGRFRGIGANMIAALLGTVTPFCSCSSIPIFIGFTSAGLPLGVTFSFLISSPMVDLGSLVLLMSIFGWKVAIVYVLLGLIIAVAGGSLIEKLHLENEVEEYIKNGKSVDIPQEELHFKDRLHFAWEQDVSTAKKVAPYVLIGVGIGAIIHNWIPEEIIVKILGANNPFGVIIATIAGVPMYADIFGTIPIAEALLAKGALLGVVLSFMMGVTTLSLPSMIMLRKAVKPKLLWIFIAICTVGIILVGYLFNAVQPMLI; translated from the coding sequence ATGCAGGCACTAAAAAGTGTTTGGGATTTCTTTCAGAATGAAATCCTCGGTATGAAATGGCTAAACCAACTGATAGGCAATCTGTTAGAAGCGTGTGGTCTATCTACTGAAACTCGGTTAGGGGGAAGCGTTCAGTTTTTCATCTACGACACCATAAAAATTATGCTATTGCTGGGCGTTTTAATTTTGATAATTTCGTATATTCAAAGTTATTTCCCGCCGGAGAGAACCAAAAAGATATTAGGGAGATTTCGAGGAATAGGGGCAAATATGATAGCTGCCCTTTTGGGAACAGTTACGCCGTTTTGTTCTTGTTCGTCCATTCCAATATTTATCGGTTTTACCAGTGCCGGGCTGCCGCTGGGTGTTACGTTTTCTTTTTTAATTTCTTCTCCTATGGTAGACCTCGGTTCTCTTGTACTCCTTATGAGCATATTTGGCTGGAAAGTGGCAATCGTGTATGTTCTGCTCGGACTTATAATTGCTGTTGCAGGAGGGAGTTTAATCGAAAAATTACACCTTGAAAATGAAGTAGAGGAATACATTAAAAATGGAAAATCTGTTGATATTCCGCAGGAAGAATTGCACTTTAAGGATAGACTTCATTTTGCATGGGAACAGGATGTATCCACTGCGAAAAAGGTTGCACCTTATGTCTTGATCGGTGTAGGTATCGGGGCTATTATTCATAACTGGATACCGGAAGAAATCATTGTTAAGATACTCGGAGCTAATAACCCATTTGGTGTAATTATCGCAACTATTGCCGGAGTACCCATGTATGCAGATATTTTTGGAACAATTCCGATTGCAGAAGCACTACTGGCAAAGGGAGCATTGTTGGGCGTTGTTTTATCTTTTATGATGGGCGTTACCACTTTGTCCCTGCCTTCAATGATTATGCTTCGTAAAGCTGTAAAACCTAAACTTTTATGGATTTTTATCGCAATCTGTACGGTTGGAATTATACTGGTTGGCTATCTCTTTAACGCCGTTCAGCCAATGCTAATTTGA
- a CDS encoding PRC-barrel domain-containing protein — protein MKTSAEILGLPVISITEGRELGMSKTLLIDAKNGAVAAITIEDDDWYRGVKLIPFESVIAVGADAITITNSENILTLEDAVDFENLLDENVRIIGTKAITKAGTIQGSVSEIYIGDDGKVVQCEISDPQGNFLDNISAEQISIFGKQVTVIDSGSVAATAAPAMPAAETPAAPAFEAAPTFAEPPVAEPVAEAAPEPVPETPAVPDMPAAEPVEEPAPESVVEPAAETPAEVPAPEPAAAPEAAEDPAEKAAAKATEDRHRRFLLNKKASRRITTDTGVVIVEAGGDITEEVLQKAKLANKIIELSMNVQ, from the coding sequence GTGCAGAAATCTTAGGATTGCCCGTGATCAGCATCACCGAGGGCCGTGAGCTCGGCATGAGCAAGACCCTGCTCATCGACGCCAAGAACGGCGCCGTCGCCGCCATCACGATCGAGGACGACGACTGGTATCGCGGCGTCAAGCTCATTCCGTTTGAAAGCGTCATCGCCGTCGGCGCCGACGCCATCACGATCACGAACAGCGAGAACATCCTGACGCTTGAGGATGCCGTTGACTTCGAGAACCTGCTCGACGAAAACGTGCGCATCATCGGCACGAAGGCGATCACAAAGGCAGGTACTATCCAAGGTTCTGTCAGCGAAATCTACATCGGTGACGACGGCAAGGTCGTGCAGTGTGAGATTTCCGACCCGCAGGGAAATTTCCTCGACAACATCTCCGCCGAGCAGATTTCCATCTTCGGCAAGCAGGTCACGGTCATCGACAGCGGCAGCGTAGCAGCGACTGCAGCTCCTGCCATGCCCGCAGCCGAAACTCCTGCTGCTCCCGCCTTTGAAGCTGCCCCGACATTCGCCGAGCCGCCCGTCGCTGAGCCGGTCGCCGAGGCCGCTCCCGAGCCTGTGCCCGAGACGCCTGCAGTTCCTGACATGCCCGCGGCAGAGCCGGTGGAAGAGCCAGCGCCGGAATCCGTCGTTGAACCCGCTGCCGAGACGCCCGCCGAAGTCCCCGCACCAGAGCCGGCAGCTGCGCCTGAAGCCGCGGAAGACCCTGCGGAAAAGGCAGCCGCCAAGGCGACCGAGGACAGGCATCGCCGCTTCCTGCTCAACAAGAAGGCATCGCGCCGCATCACGACCGACACAGGCGTCGTCATCGTCGAAGCCGGCGGCGACATCACCGAAGAGGTTCTCCAGAAAGCGAAGCTCGCCAACAAAATCATCGAGCTTTCGATGAACGTGCAGTAA